The genomic DNA TACATGCATGAACCTATATACCTAATTTTAAAAAATTTTATTCGCTGAAAAAGTACATATAGATATTTAAGTATGCTATACTTAAATATCTATATGTACAATTTTATGAAAATAGATTCCTGAAAATATATATGATTGTAACAATTAATATTGTAAATATACGCTAATACATTTTTTTATGTCGTTTATATGACGTTAACTACATATGAGAAAACTTCCAGTTTTTAATTACTCTTTTTTGCGCCCACGATTTTGGTTAATTTGGTTAGGTATAGGAACATTATATATTTTAGTATTACTCCCTTATCCTATCATACACTATCTTGGTACTAGAATTGGTCGTATTACAAAATATTTTATGATAAATCGCATGCGTATTATTCGTAGAAACTTAGAACTCTGTTTTCCTAATTTACCAAGTCAAGAACAACAAAATTTGTTCAACAAAAATTGTGAATCGATAGGTATGGGGATATTTGAAACTGGCATGGCTTGGTTTTGGTCAGAACATAGAATTAAACGCTGGTTTAAAATTAGCGGGCTAGACAACATAACCCAAGCACGACGAAAAAAAAATCAAGGCATATTACTGATTGGGATGCATTTTTTTACTTTAGAATTAGGTGCACGAATTTTAGGTATGCTAAATCCAGGCATTGGTGTCTACCGTCCTAATAATAATCCATTATTAAACTGGTTACAAACTAAGGGACGATTAAGATCGAATAAAACCATGTTGGACCGTACTAATATTAAAGGTATGATCAAAGCTTTACAACACGGTGAAATTGTCTGGTATGCACCAGATCATGATTATGGATATAAAAACAGTGTATTCGCCCCCTTATTTGCAGTGTCAAACGCAGCGAGTACTATCGGTACTTATATACTCACAAAAATAGCCAAACCTGCAATTGTTCCTTTTGTGGCACGCAGATTACCTAATGTTCTCGGATATGAACTACTAATTTTGCCAAATCAACAAGATGAAATACCTTTAGATACAAATGTCGATATGATCAAACACATTAATAAAGTAATCGAACAAGTAATCTTACTAGCCCCTGACCAATATATGTGGTTACATCGTCGATTTAAAACCCGTCCTCCTGGAGAATCTTCTTTATATTAATAAAACAAACAAAATCAAACAACTTATTGCAGGCCGATAAAATTACTCATATTATATAAATTATTATTGATATAAATTCAGATACGAAAAAATATGCGTAATTTATCCATCTCATTTCATAATTAAATATTATTTAAATCATATTATACTCACAATGTTGCTATTTAACTAAGGAATCATTTTTTTTTGAAATTAATAAAAATTAAATTTTTATATACTGCTGAATTTCATACAATTTTTGATATAATAAGAGACTACATTGATTGATTTTAAGTTATAATTAAACGTTCCTAAAAATTTTTAAAATAATTTTTACAACACTATTAATCATATACAAAAATAACAAAACATATATTTTTTAAACAATGTAAATAAATATGAATACAAAAATATATTTTTATAATATAATATTTTTTATTACTGGTTTATATCAGTATTTAGCTTCTGCTACTGTTTATACATTACCTGATAACAATAATAGACTAATAGGAGAAAATATTGAAATTGTCACACCTAAAAACAATACATATTCTCTTGAGTATTTTTCTGCACAATTTCAAGTAGGAATGAGCAACATGTTAGAAGCTAATCCCGACGTCGATGTATATCTTCCAGGTTCAGAAAAAAGATTAATAATTCCACATCAATTAATTTTACCAAATACACCTCATTCGGGAATTGTTATCAACAATGCTGAAATGCGATTATACTATTATCCTGAAAAAAAAAATACTGTAATTGTGTTACCGATAGCTATCGGGACCATTAAAAATGCAACACCATCACATTGGATAACTTCAATAACACATAAAAAAAAATCCAATTTGGATCCCTACCAAAAATATGCGTGATGAATATATTAAACATGGAGAAACCCTACCTACCATATTTCCGTCTGGATCTAATAACCCTATGGGGCTGTATGCTTTATACTTGGAAAAAAATTACGCAATCCACGGCACCAATAAAAATTTTGGAATTGGCCTTAGAATAACTCGAGGCTGCATAAGATTACGGCCTGAAGATATTAAATACTTATTTAACGTTGTCCCCGTCGGTACTAAAGTGCAGTTTATAAATGAACCTGTGAAAAGTACTGTTGAAAAAAATGGTATGCGGTATTTAGAAATTCATAATCCTTTGTCTTGTAACAAAGAAAAAAAACAATCAGAAGCATCGATAATAGAACATTTAAAACAGCAAATACGATCTATATTAATAAACGATTCCAACGTAGATTATGAAATAATTAACAAAGCATTAAAAGATCGTTCTGGTATACCAATAAACATCACACGTAAATTTACCAACAATGAAAACAAATAACTATTATAAATAGCCATCTATATTAAACATAATGGCATTGCACTTTAAACACATACTAAAAATTATCAAATCAATTTATTTTTAAATAAAAACCATTTTTAATATTTAAAAACTTTTATCCCACAATAGCATTATAACAAACTACCCGGGACGAGATTTGAACTCGTACAGTCAAAGCCGAGGGATTTTAAGTCCCTTGTGTCTACCAATTCCACCACCCGGGCTGTTCAGAATAAAAAGACGCGTCTCGGAATTGAACCGAGATATACGGATTTGCAATCCGATGCATGACCACTCTGCCAACGCGCCTCACAAACAATGTTAATCAGATATACAATAAAGTACATAATCCTATCAACATAATCATATTTTAATCATATATTCTTCAGTAACAATTCAAATTATTACTGATTAACTTAGCAAATAGTAGATCTACAGTAATCTCAAACTATCCTTTTATTTAAAAAAATACAGTTCTTACACGATACAGATTCAAACATCAACATAATTTTCATCATATTGGCATCAGTGATTAAATTCAAATTATATTTTTGTCTTTAAATAAGTGTACATTTACTATATGTGTAATATACATATTTAATGTTTGAATATAATGTAATTTTACACAAATAACCCTATACCTATATATAATAGATATAGGTCAATGCTAATCAATTTCTCAAATAAATACAATTACATTCTGACCTTAAAATCATAATCTATATAAATAAAAATCAATAATTAAACAAGTCATAACGCACAATATATAAATAAAGGCACATAGACCAAAATGTCAATAACACTGAGGCATATAGCGCAACAATGCCTATAATTACTATCCATTCATCAGAGCTCCATAGTAATGCAGTTAAAGCCAACATTTGTACAAATGTTTTAATTTTGCTAATCCATAAAACCCCAATGCCGTTACGATTACCAATCGCAGCTACCCATTCACGTAATGCTAATATAATCATTTCACGAATAATTATAATAGACGCTGGTAATGTGACCCACCACGCATGAAAATGCTCAGCGATTAAAACAAGTGCTGCAACTATCATAACTTTATCTGCTACTGGATCTAAAAATTTACCAAAGCTAGTAGTTTGTTTCCAACGACGAGCCAAAAACCCATCAAACCAATCTGTGACAGCCGCAACAAAAAACATAATGGTGCATATCATCGGCGCCCACCTTACAGGTAAATAAAACATCACCGTAAAAAACGGCACCATGATAACACGCAATAAAGTAAGATATGTCGGTATATTAATAAAATCCATAATAACAAAAAACAATTAATCTAACAAAATCAGAATGTTAACCCTTGAAAATACTACAAATTTACAAATACACATTCCATCCTTTATATTTATACAGAATCTCACATAATAATATTATTCACTATCAAT from Candidatus Blochmanniella camponoti includes the following:
- the pgsA gene encoding CDP-diacylglycerol--glycerol-3-phosphate 3-phosphatidyltransferase, giving the protein MDFINIPTYLTLLRVIMVPFFTVMFYLPVRWAPMICTIMFFVAAVTDWFDGFLARRWKQTTSFGKFLDPVADKVMIVAALVLIAEHFHAWWVTLPASIIIIREMIILALREWVAAIGNRNGIGVLWISKIKTFVQMLALTALLWSSDEWIVIIGIVALYASVLLTFWSMCLYLYIVRYDLFNY
- the lpxL gene encoding LpxL/LpxP family Kdo(2)-lipid IV(A) lauroyl/palmitoleoyl acyltransferase, whose product is MRKLPVFNYSFLRPRFWLIWLGIGTLYILVLLPYPIIHYLGTRIGRITKYFMINRMRIIRRNLELCFPNLPSQEQQNLFNKNCESIGMGIFETGMAWFWSEHRIKRWFKISGLDNITQARRKKNQGILLIGMHFFTLELGARILGMLNPGIGVYRPNNNPLLNWLQTKGRLRSNKTMLDRTNIKGMIKALQHGEIVWYAPDHDYGYKNSVFAPLFAVSNAASTIGTYILTKIAKPAIVPFVARRLPNVLGYELLILPNQQDEIPLDTNVDMIKHINKVIEQVILLAPDQYMWLHRRFKTRPPGESSLY